In Nocardioides sp. JQ2195, a genomic segment contains:
- a CDS encoding MBL fold metallo-hydrolase, translating to MSSTTGWAGGSFGERARCVLAPNADLMTLDGTNTWVLREPGARRSIVIDPGPSILSHLDAIEDASGAVAAVLLTHHHHDHSEAAREFAERMGCGVRALDPAYRLGSEGLADGDVVEVDGLEVHVIATPGHTADSLSFHVPADGAVLTGDTVLGRGTTVVAHPDGQLGAYLDSLDRLHRLATEHELAAIWPGHGPVIEDALGALDFYISHRRDRLAQVEAAVATLAAQPHPEGIADDELPRKVVEIVYVDVDPVLWGAAEMSVRAQLAFLRR from the coding sequence ATGAGCAGCACGACAGGCTGGGCCGGCGGGAGCTTCGGGGAGCGAGCGCGCTGCGTGCTCGCCCCCAACGCCGACCTGATGACGCTCGACGGCACCAACACCTGGGTCCTGCGCGAGCCCGGTGCCCGGCGCTCGATCGTGATCGACCCCGGACCGTCGATCCTCAGCCACCTCGACGCGATCGAGGACGCCTCGGGTGCGGTCGCCGCCGTGCTGCTGACCCATCACCACCACGACCACTCCGAGGCGGCACGCGAGTTCGCCGAACGGATGGGTTGCGGCGTACGCGCCCTCGACCCGGCGTACCGGCTGGGCAGCGAAGGCCTCGCCGACGGTGACGTGGTCGAGGTCGACGGCCTCGAGGTGCACGTCATCGCCACCCCCGGCCACACGGCCGACTCCCTCTCCTTCCACGTCCCGGCGGACGGCGCCGTGCTCACCGGCGACACGGTGCTGGGCCGCGGCACGACGGTCGTCGCCCACCCCGACGGCCAGCTCGGTGCCTACCTCGACTCGCTCGACCGTTTGCACCGGTTGGCCACCGAGCACGAACTGGCCGCGATCTGGCCCGGGCACGGTCCGGTGATCGAGGACGCCCTCGGCGCCCTCGACTTCTACATCAGCCACCGACGCGACCGGCTGGCCCAGGTCGAGGCCGCGGTGGCCACGCTCGCCGCCCAGCCGCACCCCGAGGGGATCGCCGACGACGAGCTGCCACGCAAGGTGGTCGAGATCGTCTACGTCGACGTCGATCCGGTGCTGTGGGGTGCCGCCGAGATGAGTGTCCGCGCCCAGCTCGCCTTCCTCCGGCGATAG
- a CDS encoding TlpA disulfide reductase family protein — protein MRRTLVAVVVALLALQGCDSITPPEVDKANKSDVDVDTPELRKLKDRTEVADCQPTQEGHVDGGLPDVTLPCLGGGKDVDVAGLRGPMVVNLWAVWCGPCRRELPIYQQFHEKHGDRVPVLGIDFQDTQPGAALDLIRETGVSYPQLADPQTDLSLKDPLPNIAGLPYVILIDEDGVVRDQRFEEIDDLAELEGLVSKHLGIDL, from the coding sequence ATGAGGCGCACCCTGGTCGCGGTGGTCGTGGCACTGCTGGCCCTGCAGGGCTGTGACTCGATCACGCCACCCGAGGTGGACAAGGCCAACAAGTCCGACGTCGACGTCGACACCCCGGAGCTGCGCAAGCTGAAGGACAGGACTGAGGTCGCCGACTGCCAGCCGACGCAGGAGGGCCACGTCGACGGTGGTCTTCCCGACGTGACGCTCCCGTGCCTCGGGGGCGGCAAGGACGTCGACGTCGCCGGGCTGCGCGGCCCGATGGTGGTCAACCTGTGGGCCGTGTGGTGTGGCCCGTGCCGCCGCGAGCTGCCGATCTACCAGCAGTTCCACGAGAAGCACGGCGACCGTGTGCCCGTGCTGGGCATCGACTTCCAGGACACCCAGCCCGGCGCCGCACTGGACCTCATCCGGGAGACCGGGGTCAGCTACCCGCAGCTCGCGGACCCCCAGACCGACCTGAGCCTGAAGGACCCGTTGCCCAACATCGCCGGACTGCCCTACGTGATCCTGATCGACGAGGACGGCGTCGTGCGTGACCAACGGTTCGAGGAGATCGACGATCTCGCCGAGCTCGAGGGCCTGGTGTCGAAGCACCTCGGGATCGACCTGTGA
- a CDS encoding MarP family serine protease, which produces MNILDWILLLLVLAYALSGYWQGFVTGAFATAGLLLGGLFGIWLAPIALGGADPSVWVSLGALFIVILSATLGQALLQYAGAKVRAQITWQPVRAVDAVGGAALSAVAVLLVSWALGVAVSGTRIGQVTPVVRDSVVLAKVDRVLPDGANRALNAFNNVVGASFFPRYLEPFAPERIVEVGPPDKKVVRDPDVVDAAASVLKIHGDNNCGRGVEGTGFLYAPDRLMTNAHVVAGVSDPEVLVGDDNVDAQVVYYNEDLDIAVLTVEGVDRPHLSFDKSAEPRDDAAVLGYPEDGPYNVQPARIRAQQRLRSPDIYGQGSVIREVYSLRALIRPGNSGGPMVNTKGDVTGVIFAASVTDADTGYALTSDAVAEAAAKGLTSDTEVGTSDCAG; this is translated from the coding sequence ATGAACATCCTCGACTGGATCCTGCTCCTGCTCGTGCTCGCCTACGCACTGTCGGGCTACTGGCAGGGCTTCGTCACCGGCGCCTTCGCGACCGCCGGGCTGCTGCTCGGCGGCCTGTTCGGCATCTGGCTGGCGCCGATCGCCCTCGGCGGTGCCGATCCTTCGGTGTGGGTGTCGTTGGGCGCGCTGTTCATCGTGATCCTCTCCGCGACGCTCGGCCAAGCACTCCTGCAGTACGCCGGGGCCAAGGTGCGTGCGCAGATCACGTGGCAACCCGTGCGCGCGGTGGACGCCGTCGGAGGCGCTGCCCTCAGCGCGGTCGCCGTACTCCTGGTCTCGTGGGCGCTGGGGGTCGCCGTGTCCGGTACCCGGATCGGCCAGGTGACGCCGGTGGTCCGTGACTCCGTGGTCCTGGCCAAGGTGGACCGGGTCCTCCCCGACGGGGCCAACCGCGCACTCAACGCGTTCAACAACGTCGTGGGGGCCAGCTTCTTCCCGCGCTACCTCGAGCCGTTCGCGCCCGAGCGCATCGTGGAGGTCGGGCCGCCCGACAAGAAGGTCGTGCGCGACCCCGACGTCGTCGACGCCGCCGCGAGCGTGCTGAAGATCCACGGTGACAACAATTGCGGCCGCGGCGTCGAGGGCACCGGGTTCCTCTATGCCCCCGACCGGTTGATGACCAATGCCCACGTGGTGGCCGGCGTCTCGGACCCCGAGGTGCTCGTCGGCGACGACAACGTCGACGCCCAGGTCGTCTACTACAACGAGGACCTCGACATCGCGGTGCTCACCGTCGAGGGCGTCGACCGGCCTCACCTGAGCTTCGACAAGTCGGCCGAGCCCCGTGACGACGCCGCCGTGCTCGGCTACCCGGAGGACGGCCCCTACAACGTGCAGCCGGCCCGCATCCGTGCCCAGCAACGACTCCGCTCACCTGACATCTACGGCCAGGGCTCGGTGATCCGCGAGGTCTACTCGCTGCGTGCCCTGATCCGTCCCGGCAACTCCGGTGGTCCGATGGTCAACACCAAGGGCGACGTCACCGGGGTGATCTTCGCGGCGTCCGTCACCGACGCCGACACCGGCTACGCGTTGACCTCCGATGCCGTGGCCGAGGCGGCCGCCAAGGGCTTGACCAGTGACACGGAAGTCGGCACCAGCGACTGCGCCGGCTGA
- a CDS encoding phage holin family protein — MSLDEAKREEPTIGKLVVDAQRDISSLISNEIKLAKSELKVSVKAGGTGIGLFAGAAFMLLLAVIIFSIFLAELIHWNGDGLDRHWCYLIVFGLYVLVAAILGFLGLRSVKKVKGPEKAIAQAKETKTALKRSS; from the coding sequence ATGTCCCTCGACGAGGCGAAGCGCGAAGAGCCGACCATCGGCAAGCTGGTCGTCGATGCCCAACGCGACATCTCGAGCCTCATCTCCAACGAGATCAAGCTCGCCAAGTCGGAGCTCAAGGTCAGCGTCAAGGCGGGCGGGACCGGCATCGGGCTCTTCGCCGGCGCCGCCTTCATGCTGCTGCTGGCGGTCATCATCTTCTCGATCTTCCTGGCCGAGCTGATCCACTGGAACGGCGACGGCCTCGACCGGCACTGGTGCTACCTGATCGTCTTCGGTCTCTACGTCCTGGTCGCCGCGATCCTCGGCTTCCTCGGCCTGCGCTCGGTGAAGAAGGTCAAGGGGCCCGAGAAGGCGATCGCCCAGGCCAAGGAGACGAAGACCGCGCTCAAGCGCAGCAGCTGA
- a CDS encoding NUDIX domain-containing protein: MDPTRTLPPGFLDQAREFIDGTREPATPRAASTVVLLREGDGRPGGLESYLLRRHVGMKFAAGMSVFPGGGVDPRDADVDQSLWAGPTPEEWAQRMDCTPEQATELVCAAVRETFEESGVLLAGTRDTVVADTTGDDWERDRAALEAHELAFSDFLQARDLVIRTDLLAVLGGWLTPVFEPKRYLTWFFVAALPEGQVTRDVSTESETVAWFPVRDALRLADEGQMMLMPPTYATLCDMYDATSPAAALEHASSLPFEMITPTFDPETNRLESNDRIVELGTRVGEALAQ, encoded by the coding sequence ATGGACCCGACGCGAACCCTGCCGCCGGGGTTCCTCGACCAGGCACGAGAGTTCATCGACGGCACCCGGGAGCCTGCGACGCCACGAGCCGCGTCGACCGTCGTGCTGCTGCGCGAGGGCGACGGCCGGCCCGGTGGGCTCGAGTCCTACCTGTTGCGACGCCACGTCGGGATGAAGTTCGCAGCCGGCATGAGCGTCTTCCCGGGTGGCGGGGTCGACCCGCGTGACGCCGACGTCGACCAGTCCCTGTGGGCCGGCCCGACGCCCGAGGAGTGGGCCCAGCGGATGGACTGCACCCCGGAGCAGGCCACCGAGCTGGTCTGCGCGGCGGTGCGCGAGACCTTCGAGGAGTCCGGTGTCCTGCTGGCCGGCACCAGGGACACCGTCGTCGCCGACACCACCGGTGACGACTGGGAGCGCGACCGGGCCGCGCTCGAGGCCCACGAGCTGGCCTTCTCCGACTTCCTCCAGGCGCGTGACCTGGTGATCCGCACCGACCTGCTGGCCGTCCTCGGCGGTTGGCTGACCCCGGTCTTCGAGCCCAAGCGCTATCTCACCTGGTTCTTCGTGGCCGCCCTGCCCGAGGGGCAGGTCACCCGCGACGTCTCCACCGAGTCCGAGACGGTGGCGTGGTTCCCGGTGCGCGACGCGCTGCGGTTGGCCGACGAGGGCCAGATGATGCTGATGCCGCCGACCTACGCAACGCTCTGCGACATGTACGACGCCACGTCACCCGCGGCCGCTCTCGAGCATGCCTCCTCGCTGCCCTTCGAGATGATCACTCCGACCTTCGACCCGGAGACCAATCGCCTCGAGAGCAACGACCGGATCGTCGAGCTCGGCACCCGGGTCGGCGAAGCGCTGGCGCAATGA
- a CDS encoding sensor histidine kinase has product MRQPWRLDERGQRLLDFTLAGFLVFTAVAGTLLGGFVPLVGALCTLQFLPLFWRRTRPIASAAGVVTATSLQALAVDTPIWGQVAIPVTVYSVARFANARWGFAVLSVGFVGAAVASYDWLRPYSEGTGPTAYVSYFLTIAAIVSTAWALGTLGRTRAAYVDSLVERGERLEREAAQQAQLAAQDERARIAREMHDVVAHGLSVIVVQADGARYAAAKDPDAATRALDTISQTGRESLTEMRRMLGLLRSETGSGTAPQPGVQDLPHLVDEARAGGMPLEADLPDPMPTLPDGVALTVYRIAQEALSNVRKHAGVAQVRLTLLHDHGEVRLDVVDDGRGAAAIPDGKGLGLLGMRERVTVHGGTLTAGPVTGGGFRVSARIPA; this is encoded by the coding sequence ATGCGGCAACCGTGGCGTCTCGACGAGCGAGGCCAGCGTCTCCTCGACTTCACGCTCGCCGGCTTCCTGGTCTTCACCGCCGTCGCCGGCACTCTGCTGGGTGGATTCGTGCCGCTGGTCGGCGCGCTGTGCACGCTGCAGTTCCTGCCGCTCTTCTGGCGACGCACCCGCCCGATCGCCTCCGCTGCCGGGGTCGTCACCGCCACCTCGCTGCAGGCTCTCGCGGTCGACACCCCCATCTGGGGTCAGGTCGCGATCCCGGTCACGGTCTACTCAGTGGCCCGTTTCGCCAACGCACGCTGGGGTTTCGCCGTCCTCTCAGTCGGATTCGTCGGCGCGGCCGTGGCGTCCTACGACTGGCTGAGGCCCTACTCCGAGGGCACTGGCCCGACCGCCTACGTCTCCTACTTCCTGACCATTGCTGCCATCGTCTCGACTGCGTGGGCGCTGGGCACCCTCGGTCGCACCCGGGCGGCGTACGTCGACTCGTTGGTCGAGCGCGGGGAGCGCCTCGAACGGGAGGCGGCACAGCAGGCCCAGCTGGCCGCCCAGGACGAGCGAGCACGGATCGCCCGGGAGATGCACGACGTGGTCGCCCACGGCCTGTCGGTGATCGTGGTGCAGGCCGACGGGGCCCGGTATGCCGCCGCCAAGGACCCCGACGCCGCCACCCGGGCCCTGGACACGATCTCGCAGACCGGTCGTGAGTCGCTGACCGAGATGCGGCGGATGCTCGGCCTGCTGCGCTCCGAGACCGGCTCCGGAACCGCGCCGCAGCCGGGAGTGCAGGACCTCCCCCACCTCGTCGACGAGGCGCGCGCCGGCGGCATGCCGCTCGAGGCTGACCTGCCCGACCCGATGCCGACGCTGCCGGACGGCGTCGCCCTCACCGTCTATCGCATCGCCCAGGAGGCACTGAGCAACGTGCGCAAGCACGCCGGCGTGGCACAGGTGCGACTGACCCTGCTCCACGACCACGGCGAGGTCCGGCTCGACGTCGTGGACGACGGCCGCGGTGCCGCCGCGATCCCCGACGGAAAGGGCCTGGGCCTGCTCGGCATGCGCGAGCGGGTCACCGTGCACGGCGGCACCCTCACCGCCGGTCCGGTGACCGGCGGCGGCTTCCGGGTCTCTGCAAGGATTCCGGCATGA
- a CDS encoding DUF4177 domain-containing protein, producing the protein MTKWEYQVAPIPLHNEALMLNNFGQDGWELVQLQTNAQGGTVAFFKRPLDGGQA; encoded by the coding sequence ATGACGAAGTGGGAATACCAGGTGGCGCCGATTCCGCTCCACAACGAAGCCCTGATGCTCAACAACTTCGGGCAGGACGGCTGGGAGCTCGTCCAGCTCCAGACCAATGCCCAAGGCGGCACGGTCGCGTTCTTCAAGCGACCGCTCGACGGCGGTCAGGCATGA
- a CDS encoding DNA alkylation repair protein translates to MPEEIGPHELASLVRQGIAGAAEPTRAASMRAYMKSTMPYRGVSAVPLARLLKETYAAWVLPDEESWREAVLLLWDGAEFREERYAATSLAGHRLYREHQQVHTLELYRHLVETGAWWDHVDGIASHLVRDILVAHRDEVTGLMREWAVDDHLWTRRTAIICQLGLKDRLDRVLLTHAIDANLDGSTRTRAAESPHGREFFIRKAIGWALRDHFRTDPDWVRGFVAARGTRLSGLSRREALKHDLA, encoded by the coding sequence ATGCCCGAGGAGATCGGCCCGCACGAGCTCGCCAGCCTGGTTCGCCAGGGCATCGCCGGGGCCGCCGAGCCGACCAGGGCCGCGTCGATGCGGGCCTACATGAAGTCGACCATGCCCTACCGCGGGGTCAGCGCCGTCCCGCTGGCCCGACTGCTCAAGGAGACGTACGCCGCGTGGGTGCTCCCCGACGAGGAGTCCTGGCGAGAGGCCGTCCTGCTGCTCTGGGACGGGGCCGAGTTCCGCGAGGAGCGGTACGCCGCCACGTCCCTGGCCGGCCACCGTCTCTACCGGGAGCACCAGCAGGTGCACACCCTCGAGCTCTATCGGCACCTGGTCGAGACCGGCGCGTGGTGGGACCACGTCGACGGCATCGCCTCACACCTCGTGCGTGACATCCTGGTCGCCCATCGCGACGAGGTCACCGGGTTGATGCGGGAGTGGGCCGTCGACGACCACCTCTGGACCAGGCGTACGGCGATCATCTGCCAGCTCGGCCTCAAGGATCGGCTCGACCGGGTGCTGCTGACGCACGCGATCGACGCCAACCTCGACGGCTCCACGCGCACGAGGGCCGCGGAGTCGCCCCACGGACGCGAGTTCTTCATCCGCAAGGCCATCGGCTGGGCCCTGCGCGACCACTTCCGCACTGATCCCGACTGGGTGCGAGGCTTCGTCGCAGCGCGTGGCACCCGGCTCTCGGGACTGTCACGGCGTGAGGCGCTCAAGCACGACCTCGCTTGA
- a CDS encoding MFS transporter: protein MTETQQDRPERILAPAYAATTIGMFALIAFVAFEAMAVTTVMPGIARELHGEDLYALTFAAPLASGVIGTVAAGLWSDRRGPALPLVLSMVLFSAGLVVCGTAPTMEVLVGGRLLQGLGGGALTVGLYVLVGLAFPPRLQPSVFASFAAAWVLPSLFGPALAAYVAAHVGWRWVFLGAVALVALSALLIAPAVRGRGDHGATQGAPLSRLLWAALAAVAVLAVELLGSARGVTGLGAIPAFLVVVLSLRRLLPPGTLVARPGLPAVIGTRGLLSAAFFCVEAYIVYVLQEDWGLTAGRAGLALTVVGVIWAAASQVQARLGPRVSNTGAMRVGTALVLTGATLLVVSVVLHLPAVVAAASYVVAGAGMGFGYPRTGVAMLDESTDEDRGFNSSALSIADSLGAAFALSVAGVLFDAADRSGADPFATVFVLAAGLGVVGVLVARRTSAAGAQVA from the coding sequence ATGACCGAGACCCAGCAGGACCGTCCCGAGCGGATCCTTGCCCCGGCGTACGCCGCGACGACGATCGGCATGTTTGCCCTGATCGCGTTCGTGGCGTTCGAGGCGATGGCTGTGACGACCGTGATGCCGGGCATCGCGCGCGAGCTCCACGGGGAGGACCTCTACGCGCTGACCTTCGCAGCACCGCTCGCCAGCGGCGTCATCGGCACCGTCGCCGCCGGACTCTGGTCCGACCGCCGTGGCCCGGCGCTGCCCCTGGTGCTCTCGATGGTCCTCTTCTCCGCCGGGCTCGTCGTGTGCGGGACCGCACCGACCATGGAGGTCCTGGTCGGCGGTCGGTTGCTGCAGGGACTCGGTGGTGGCGCCCTGACGGTGGGGCTCTACGTGCTGGTGGGGCTGGCCTTCCCGCCCCGGCTGCAGCCGTCGGTCTTCGCCAGCTTCGCGGCCGCGTGGGTGCTGCCGAGCCTGTTCGGTCCGGCCCTCGCGGCCTACGTCGCAGCGCACGTCGGGTGGCGGTGGGTCTTCCTCGGCGCGGTGGCCCTGGTCGCGCTCAGCGCACTGCTGATCGCCCCCGCCGTCCGTGGTCGGGGCGACCACGGCGCCACGCAGGGCGCACCCCTGTCACGACTGCTGTGGGCGGCCCTGGCCGCGGTCGCCGTCCTCGCGGTCGAGCTCCTCGGGTCGGCCCGGGGCGTCACCGGCCTCGGTGCCATCCCGGCCTTCCTGGTGGTCGTGCTGTCGCTGCGCAGGCTGCTTCCGCCGGGCACCCTGGTCGCGCGGCCGGGCCTGCCCGCCGTCATCGGCACGCGCGGCCTGCTGAGCGCCGCATTCTTCTGCGTCGAGGCCTACATCGTCTACGTCCTCCAGGAGGACTGGGGCCTCACCGCAGGTCGAGCCGGCCTGGCCCTCACCGTCGTCGGCGTCATCTGGGCGGCGGCCAGCCAGGTCCAGGCCCGACTCGGCCCCCGCGTCTCGAACACCGGGGCGATGCGGGTCGGCACGGCTCTCGTGCTCACCGGAGCCACGCTCCTGGTGGTCAGTGTCGTGCTGCACCTCCCCGCCGTCGTCGCCGCGGCGTCGTACGTCGTGGCCGGGGCCGGCATGGGCTTCGGCTACCCGCGCACCGGCGTGGCCATGCTGGACGAGTCGACCGACGAGGACCGGGGGTTCAACTCCTCGGCACTGTCGATCGCCGACTCGCTCGGCGCGGCCTTCGCCCTGTCGGTGGCCGGGGTCCTCTTCGACGCCGCCGACCGGAGCGGCGCAGACCCGTTCGCCACGGTGTTCGTCCTCGCGGCCGGGCTCGGCGTCGTCGGAGTGCTCGTGGCCCGGCGCACCTCGGCCGCTGGCGCGCAGGTCGCGTGA
- a CDS encoding helix-turn-helix transcriptional regulator, translating into MDVVGVIPTFTMGDRLRKAREGTGLTTRQFAAVLGVSQSTITNAENCHTRTRRITLLMWSRVTGVPVMWLETGEAPDNP; encoded by the coding sequence GTGGACGTCGTGGGCGTGATCCCCACGTTCACGATGGGCGATCGCCTGCGCAAGGCGCGCGAGGGCACCGGTCTGACGACCCGCCAGTTCGCCGCCGTGCTCGGGGTGTCCCAGAGCACGATCACCAATGCCGAGAACTGTCACACCAGGACTCGTCGCATCACGCTGCTGATGTGGAGCCGGGTCACGGGTGTTCCCGTCATGTGGCTCGAGACGGGTGAGGCGCCCGACAACCCCTGA
- a CDS encoding CoA pyrophosphatase, with protein sequence MIPRWLEPLREGAASITVHDLTRFMPPEGSDPRRGAVLMLFGDGPEGHELLLTERSHTMRSHPGQVSFPGGGIDPGETPHDAALREAWEETGLDPDGVEIFAELPELWLPPSNYAVTPVLGWWAEPSPVTNHSIEEVHAIHRVLISDLVEPTHRISVRHPSGWLGPGFLIGDDRDVILWGFTAGIIARLFDHVGWSSEWDTGVVHDLPTYMLQGEPAQAPPPPNTHFKEGPGR encoded by the coding sequence GTGATCCCCCGATGGCTCGAGCCGCTCCGTGAGGGCGCCGCGTCGATCACCGTCCACGACCTGACCCGATTCATGCCTCCCGAGGGGAGCGATCCACGACGCGGTGCCGTGCTCATGCTGTTCGGGGACGGTCCCGAGGGCCATGAGCTGTTGCTGACGGAGCGCTCCCACACGATGCGCAGCCACCCCGGCCAGGTCTCCTTCCCCGGGGGCGGCATCGACCCCGGCGAGACGCCGCACGACGCCGCGCTGCGCGAGGCCTGGGAGGAGACCGGGCTCGACCCCGACGGTGTGGAGATCTTCGCCGAGCTCCCCGAGCTGTGGCTGCCACCGAGCAACTACGCGGTCACCCCGGTCCTGGGGTGGTGGGCCGAGCCGTCGCCCGTCACGAACCACTCGATCGAGGAGGTGCATGCCATCCACCGCGTGCTGATCTCCGACCTGGTCGAGCCCACGCACCGCATCTCCGTTCGCCACCCCAGCGGGTGGCTCGGGCCCGGCTTCCTGATCGGTGACGACCGCGATGTCATCCTGTGGGGCTTCACCGCCGGCATCATCGCCCGCCTCTTCGACCACGTCGGCTGGTCGAGCGAGTGGGACACCGGCGTGGTGCACGACCTGCCGACCTACATGTTGCAGGGTGAACCCGCACAGGCTCCGCCCCCGCCCAACACCCACTTCAAGGAAGGACCCGGCCGATGA
- the nhaA gene encoding Na+/H+ antiporter NhaA, which produces MTKLARLRFLPDPTSREDTFVGDFLRKETVGGAVALIAALVAVVWANSAFGHGYEHLREFRIGPLNVEQWAADGALTLFFFVTGLELKREFLVGSLSKISDAIVPVVAAACGVAVPALIYTVVNVVGDGHVGGWAIPSATDIAFALAVLAIVGSSLPGQLRAFLLTLAVVDDLIVIIIIAAFYAAGFDPWSLVLAGLCFAAYGLLQHLRVPNVLPYLPLAIGAWWFTHESGIHATIAGVVLGLLTRVRTDNGEDTSPAEHIEHVLSPWSAGVAVPFFALMSAGVVIGGGAELVTDPVVIGVVLGLVLGKPIGVFGGSWLLTKLTRAEIDKDISWIDVFGVAVLAGVGFTVSLLVSDLSFTGAEREAAKTAVLCGSLFASVLGATILLRRNRVHRRVAEQAAADV; this is translated from the coding sequence ATGACCAAGCTCGCCCGCCTTCGCTTCCTCCCCGATCCAACCAGTCGTGAGGACACCTTCGTCGGTGACTTCCTCCGCAAGGAAACCGTCGGTGGTGCCGTCGCCCTGATCGCCGCACTGGTGGCCGTCGTATGGGCGAACTCCGCCTTCGGTCACGGCTACGAGCACCTGCGTGAATTCCGGATCGGGCCCCTGAACGTCGAGCAGTGGGCAGCGGACGGTGCGCTGACCCTGTTCTTCTTCGTCACCGGGCTGGAGCTCAAGCGCGAGTTCCTCGTGGGCTCACTGAGCAAGATCTCCGACGCCATCGTTCCGGTCGTCGCGGCGGCCTGCGGCGTGGCCGTCCCGGCGCTGATCTACACCGTCGTCAACGTGGTCGGCGACGGACACGTCGGTGGCTGGGCGATTCCCTCGGCCACCGACATCGCCTTCGCCCTGGCCGTGCTGGCGATCGTCGGGTCATCGCTGCCGGGACAGCTGCGCGCCTTCCTGCTCACCCTCGCGGTGGTCGACGACCTCATCGTCATCATCATCATCGCCGCGTTCTACGCCGCGGGCTTCGACCCGTGGTCCCTGGTGCTGGCCGGACTGTGCTTCGCCGCCTACGGGCTGCTGCAGCACCTGCGCGTGCCGAACGTGCTGCCCTACCTGCCGCTGGCGATCGGCGCCTGGTGGTTCACCCACGAGAGTGGCATCCACGCCACCATCGCCGGTGTCGTGCTCGGGCTGCTCACGCGTGTCCGCACCGACAACGGCGAGGACACCAGCCCGGCCGAACACATCGAGCACGTCCTGTCGCCCTGGTCGGCAGGAGTCGCGGTCCCGTTCTTCGCGCTGATGTCTGCCGGTGTCGTCATCGGTGGTGGTGCGGAGCTGGTCACCGACCCGGTCGTGATCGGCGTGGTTCTCGGGCTCGTGCTCGGCAAGCCGATCGGGGTGTTCGGCGGCTCGTGGCTGCTGACGAAGCTGACCCGCGCGGAGATCGACAAGGACATCAGCTGGATCGACGTCTTCGGTGTCGCGGTGCTGGCCGGCGTCGGCTTCACCGTGTCGCTGCTCGTCTCCGACCTGTCCTTCACCGGAGCCGAGCGGGAGGCGGCCAAGACCGCTGTCCTCTGCGGGTCACTGTTCGCGTCTGTCCTCGGGGCAACGATCCTGCTCCGTCGCAACCGGGTGCACCGGAGGGTCGCGGAGCAGGCCGCCGCTGACGTGTAG
- a CDS encoding RidA family protein, with translation MSVVEDRLAELGLTVPDVAKPVAAYVPAVRSGNHIFTSGQLPMRNGELMVTGKVGGEVGEEQAAECAQQCALNAIAAVKSVIGDLDQVKRIVKVVAFVASTPDFTGQPRVANGASELLGKAFGEAGVHARSAVGVPVLPLDTPVEVEITVEV, from the coding sequence ATGAGCGTCGTCGAGGACCGTCTCGCAGAGCTGGGCCTGACCGTCCCTGACGTCGCCAAGCCCGTCGCCGCCTATGTGCCTGCGGTGCGCAGCGGCAACCACATCTTCACCTCCGGCCAGCTGCCGATGAGGAATGGCGAGCTCATGGTCACCGGCAAGGTCGGTGGCGAGGTCGGCGAGGAGCAGGCGGCGGAGTGCGCCCAGCAGTGCGCCCTCAACGCGATCGCCGCGGTGAAGTCCGTGATCGGCGACCTCGACCAGGTCAAGCGCATCGTGAAGGTGGTCGCGTTCGTCGCCTCCACACCCGACTTCACCGGCCAGCCGCGCGTCGCCAACGGTGCCTCCGAGCTGCTCGGCAAGGCGTTCGGCGAGGCAGGCGTGCACGCCCGCTCGGCCGTCGGCGTCCCGGTGCTGCCCCTCGACACTCCGGTCGAGGTCGAGATCACCGTCGAGGTCTGA